The Aureitalea marina genome includes a window with the following:
- a CDS encoding glycosyltransferase family 2 protein: MDISIVIPLLNEEGSLKELNHWIESVMQSNGFSYEVLYIDDGSTDDSWSLICEMAREDAHIKGIRFQKNFGKSQALHAGFARAQGDVVITMDADLQDNPEEIPELYRMITQDNYQLVSGWKKKRFDPLLGKNLPSKLFNFAARKTSKVKLHDFNCGLKAYQNEVVKNIEVTGEMHRYIPVLAKTAGFDRIGEKVVTHQARKYGKTKFGTERFIRGFLDLITISFLSRFGRRPMHLFGAWGAFMLFIGFGFSVYLGIDKLFLDPTGRLITERPEFFIALTAMILGTQLFLAGFIGELILRTKRSGPNYLINETLNVSG; encoded by the coding sequence ATGGATATTTCCATCGTCATTCCTCTTCTGAACGAAGAAGGATCACTGAAAGAACTGAACCATTGGATTGAATCTGTTATGCAGTCCAATGGTTTTTCTTATGAAGTACTTTACATTGACGATGGCAGCACAGATGACTCCTGGTCCCTGATCTGTGAAATGGCCAGGGAGGATGCCCATATCAAAGGGATCCGTTTCCAAAAGAACTTTGGTAAATCCCAGGCGTTGCACGCCGGGTTTGCAAGAGCCCAAGGTGATGTGGTGATCACCATGGACGCTGATCTGCAGGACAACCCGGAAGAGATACCGGAACTCTACCGCATGATCACCCAGGACAATTACCAATTGGTCAGCGGCTGGAAGAAGAAACGCTTTGATCCTTTATTGGGTAAGAATCTGCCGTCAAAACTTTTCAATTTCGCAGCTCGCAAGACCTCCAAGGTCAAATTGCACGACTTCAACTGCGGGCTCAAAGCCTATCAGAACGAAGTTGTCAAGAATATTGAGGTTACCGGCGAAATGCACCGCTATATACCTGTACTGGCCAAGACCGCCGGTTTTGACCGAATAGGTGAAAAAGTAGTCACTCACCAGGCGAGGAAATACGGCAAGACAAAGTTTGGTACTGAACGATTCATACGAGGTTTCCTGGACCTGATCACGATTTCCTTCCTTTCGCGCTTCGGTCGCCGGCCCATGCACCTGTTTGGTGCCTGGGGTGCTTTTATGCTCTTTATCGGTTTTGGATTCTCAGTTTATCTGGGAATAGACAAGCTCTTTCTGGACCCTACAGGTCGATTGATCACGGAGCGTCCGGAATTCTTCATCGCACTGACTGCTATGATCTTAGGAACTCAATTGTTCCTGGCCGGTTTTATTGGCGAGTTAATACTGCGCACCAAAAGAAGCGGTCCCAACTATCTGATCAACGAAACCCTTAACGTTTCAGGCTAA
- a CDS encoding DUF4199 domain-containing protein, whose protein sequence is METNKASVKKIALNYGLYMALGTIALSVIVDVMGMTYEQPWWQSVGNFVIMTLAIVYGLKAFKSTGDGFLSLGDALKTGLAISVVAGIIGILFNYIFINFIEPDFVVNMLERTRENMLEQNPEMTSDEVETAMSITEKMMSPAIMAAFGIVASLFFGFIISLIAGLIMKQNRPEN, encoded by the coding sequence ATGGAAACCAACAAAGCTTCTGTTAAAAAAATTGCATTGAATTATGGCCTGTATATGGCCTTGGGTACAATTGCCCTGTCTGTCATCGTTGACGTGATGGGTATGACCTACGAACAACCCTGGTGGCAATCAGTGGGGAATTTCGTGATCATGACCCTGGCCATCGTATATGGTCTCAAGGCGTTTAAAAGTACCGGTGATGGCTTCTTAAGCTTGGGAGATGCCCTTAAAACGGGTCTGGCCATATCGGTTGTTGCCGGGATCATCGGTATTCTATTTAATTACATATTTATAAACTTCATCGAACCAGACTTCGTAGTAAACATGCTGGAAAGAACTCGGGAAAATATGCTAGAGCAGAATCCAGAAATGACCAGTGATGAGGTAGAAACCGCCATGTCTATCACCGAGAAGATGATGAGTCCGGCTATCATGGCTGCCTTTGGCATTGTTGCCAGTTTGTTCTTTGGCTTTATCATTTCGTTGATCGCCGGTTTGATCATGAAACAAAATCGTCCGGAGAACTAA
- a CDS encoding GNAT family N-acetyltransferase, whose product MIEDVVITDNEFLRQFELEVGDNMARIEYALQDRKIFLTKYDMPEDMEEQGFREIFIRAVFERVKDRGISLVPTSPEIAGFMRRNRRTYKALLPVGINI is encoded by the coding sequence ATGATTGAAGATGTAGTGATTACGGACAATGAATTTTTGCGTCAATTCGAATTAGAAGTTGGAGATAATATGGCGAGGATCGAATATGCTTTGCAAGACCGGAAGATATTCCTGACCAAGTACGACATGCCTGAGGACATGGAGGAGCAGGGTTTTAGGGAAATCTTCATCCGCGCCGTTTTCGAACGAGTGAAGGACAGAGGGATAAGCCTGGTTCCTACCAGCCCTGAGATTGCTGGTTTTATGCGACGTAATCGTCGTACCTACAAAGCTTTGCTTCCCGTAGGGATCAATATCTAA
- a CDS encoding T9SS type B sorting domain-containing protein, translating to MLKTSKTSLLLLLLAFPLQLLAQREAANWYFGTKAGLTFNSGEAVPLLDGELDTLEGCESISNANGDLQFYTDGKVVFTRNHQIMPNGEGLLGSVSSTQSALVVPKPKSNSIYYIFTADDVRSYQTNDGDGDGFNYSVVDMSLNGGLGDVVEKNIQLLDNGSEKVTAVGKADGQDFWVVTHYRDSFYAYEITEDGVNETPVVSVIGPNVSDFNNFRGAMKSSPVGDRIAICHTIFEPSYRGELRLYDFDRETGVLSNELLVDESLVYYGVEFSSNSKQLFASGKIFDPAQDRTTQINVVQFDLTAPNITSTLFTQASITNNFQGDLAGSLQIAINRKIYHSIPAVSLSVINSPNNYGLDADFRAFDVTLGGRTSKFGLPPYIQSFFESVVRAEQFCFGDETQFFIETDEPIDSISWNFGDPASGANNNSTLLEPTHVFSSTGVFTVTIDVNFQNGVSKTFIEFIEIADSPQVNPFVDLVQCDVDGNDDGRSIFNLNEAIPLLVDNPLGYTANFFLTLDDAIENAQNIDPIGYANTEDGQIIYARVFQDALCFEIAEVRLLVEPMSQLEDRVMPACNRSAGPLVVIIEVGDLLETLSEEFPGSDITFFPTRQDALLETEVVTDEFRIPITAAPEIYFRVEDLNACAFIGKIDLEILFSPNIEDQQVVLCPNEPSVTISPGPDFLRYEWSTGETTPSIDVSVPGTYEVTVFNGADCDDTAIIEVTRPDVPMSLEVVVRDFSDNNQILVEIDQPDAYQYGLDDNALQSSPVFDDLAVGPYTVFVWREGCLIYEETVLVGGPPNFFTPNNDGFHDLWQITARRELQDARISIFDRFGKMIKQMRGDNMGWDGTYLGNPLPSSDYWYRIVLNDGRTVTGNFSLKR from the coding sequence AATCTATCTCCAATGCCAATGGCGATCTGCAATTCTATACCGATGGGAAAGTGGTCTTTACCAGGAATCATCAGATCATGCCCAATGGAGAAGGATTGCTGGGAAGTGTAAGTTCTACCCAGTCCGCCCTTGTGGTTCCAAAACCAAAAAGTAATTCCATCTACTACATTTTTACTGCGGACGACGTTCGTTCTTATCAAACTAATGACGGGGATGGCGATGGATTCAATTATTCTGTGGTCGATATGAGCCTTAACGGAGGCCTGGGGGATGTGGTGGAGAAGAATATCCAGTTGCTGGACAACGGATCGGAGAAAGTAACCGCGGTGGGGAAGGCAGATGGGCAGGATTTTTGGGTGGTAACCCACTACCGCGATTCTTTTTATGCCTATGAGATCACCGAGGATGGAGTTAACGAAACCCCTGTAGTGAGTGTAATTGGTCCCAATGTATCCGATTTCAACAATTTTCGCGGAGCCATGAAGTCGTCTCCTGTAGGCGACCGGATCGCTATATGCCATACCATTTTCGAGCCCTCCTACAGAGGTGAATTAAGGCTCTATGATTTTGATCGGGAAACAGGGGTGTTGTCCAACGAATTGTTGGTGGATGAGAGCCTGGTGTATTACGGAGTAGAGTTTTCCTCTAATTCCAAGCAACTTTTTGCCAGTGGTAAGATCTTCGATCCAGCACAAGACCGAACCACCCAGATCAATGTGGTGCAATTCGATCTTACAGCCCCGAATATCACGAGTACGCTTTTCACACAAGCCAGCATTACGAACAATTTCCAAGGTGATCTGGCGGGAAGTCTCCAAATTGCCATCAATCGGAAGATCTATCACTCCATCCCGGCCGTCAGTTTAAGCGTGATCAATTCTCCGAATAATTACGGCCTTGATGCCGATTTCAGGGCTTTCGATGTGACCCTGGGTGGCAGAACGTCAAAATTTGGTCTACCCCCTTACATCCAATCATTCTTTGAGAGCGTAGTGCGTGCAGAACAATTCTGCTTTGGGGATGAGACCCAATTCTTTATAGAGACGGACGAACCCATTGATAGCATCTCCTGGAATTTTGGCGATCCGGCTAGTGGAGCGAACAATAACTCAACTTTGCTGGAGCCAACCCATGTATTTAGCTCTACAGGTGTGTTTACGGTCACCATCGATGTGAATTTTCAAAATGGAGTTTCCAAGACCTTTATCGAGTTTATTGAGATCGCGGATTCGCCCCAGGTGAATCCATTTGTGGATCTGGTGCAGTGCGATGTGGACGGAAATGATGACGGTCGGTCGATTTTCAACCTCAATGAGGCAATCCCACTTTTGGTAGATAATCCATTAGGTTATACCGCCAATTTCTTTCTTACCCTTGATGATGCGATCGAGAACGCTCAGAACATTGACCCTATCGGATATGCCAATACCGAGGATGGTCAGATCATCTATGCCAGGGTGTTCCAGGATGCGCTCTGTTTTGAGATCGCTGAGGTCCGCCTTCTGGTAGAGCCAATGTCCCAATTAGAAGACCGAGTGATGCCTGCCTGTAACAGAAGTGCAGGGCCACTGGTGGTGATCATCGAAGTGGGTGATCTGTTGGAGACCTTGTCAGAAGAATTCCCCGGTTCGGATATCACCTTCTTCCCAACCCGCCAGGATGCGCTGTTGGAAACCGAGGTGGTCACGGACGAATTCCGCATCCCTATAACCGCTGCTCCGGAGATCTACTTTCGGGTGGAAGACCTCAATGCCTGTGCCTTTATTGGAAAGATCGATCTCGAAATACTTTTTAGTCCGAACATAGAAGACCAGCAAGTCGTCCTTTGTCCAAATGAGCCCAGTGTGACGATTTCCCCTGGACCCGATTTCTTGCGTTATGAATGGTCTACCGGTGAAACTACACCTAGTATTGATGTATCGGTGCCGGGAACCTATGAAGTTACTGTGTTCAATGGAGCAGATTGTGATGACACAGCAATAATCGAAGTAACACGTCCCGATGTCCCGATGTCCCTGGAGGTTGTTGTCCGTGATTTTAGCGATAACAATCAGATATTAGTAGAGATCGATCAGCCGGATGCCTATCAGTATGGCCTGGATGATAACGCCTTGCAATCCAGTCCTGTGTTTGACGACCTGGCTGTGGGACCCTATACAGTCTTTGTCTGGCGGGAGGGCTGTCTGATCTACGAGGAGACTGTCCTGGTGGGTGGACCACCCAATTTCTTTACCCCGAACAATGATGGCTTCCACGACCTCTGGCAGATAACAGCCCGAAGGGAATTACAAGATGCCCGGATCTCCATTTTCGATCGGTTCGGTAAAATGATCAAACAGATGCGGGGAGACAATATGGGTTGGGATGGTACTTACCTGGGTAACCCTTTGCCATCCAGCGACTACTGGTATAGGATTGTACTCAATGATGGCAGAACAGTTACGGGTAATTTTAGCCTGAAACGTTAA
- a CDS encoding type B 50S ribosomal protein L31 produces the protein MKTGIHPESYRLVAFKDMSNDDVFITKSTADTKETIEIEGVEYPLVKLEISRTSHPYYTGKHKLVDTAGRIDKFKNKYAKFKKAPKTEE, from the coding sequence ATGAAAACAGGAATTCACCCCGAAAGTTACAGGCTAGTTGCCTTCAAGGATATGTCCAATGATGATGTATTCATTACTAAGTCCACTGCCGATACCAAGGAGACCATCGAGATCGAAGGGGTTGAGTATCCCCTGGTCAAACTAGAGATCTCCCGTACTTCTCATCCGTACTACACAGGTAAACACAAATTGGTTGATACCGCCGGACGGATCGATAAGTTCAAGAACAAATACGCCAAGTTCAAAAAAGCGCCTAAGACTGAGGAGTAA
- a CDS encoding ABC transporter substrate-binding protein, with protein MLAACSDRPKPMPDHLVFRYNEHSNISSLDPAFARNPQNIWPSNQLFNGLVQLDDSLNIRPDIAWRWEIDDSTQTYRFFLREDVYFHKNAVFGPDSTRLVKAADFVYSFDRLLDPKVASPGSWVLNNVLDYKAEDDFVLSIRLKQPFPAFLGLLSMRYCSVVPREAVEYYGSEFRSNPVGTGPFKFKLWEENIKLVFRKNNDYFETDAVGNQLPYLEAVAITFLPDKQSEFLQFAQGKIDFISGLDNSYKDEILTTSGQLQDRYTEDVNLITSPYLNTEYLGFFLGASTPEIQSPLIRQAVNYGFDRAKMVTYLRNGMGIPATAGFIPKGLPGYLPIPGYDYQPDKAWELVEQYKLETGDNKPEIVIGTNSQYLDICEYIQRELEKIGIGVKVDVMPPSTLRQMKSSGELDVFRASWVADYPDAENYLSLFYSPNFTPNGPNYMHYRNPVLDSLYQESLLVNQIEERRLLYTKMDSLIISEAPVVPLYYDMAIRFVRKDVSGLGINPQNFLFLKRVQKNPAN; from the coding sequence ATGCTGGCTGCATGTTCCGATCGTCCGAAGCCCATGCCCGATCATCTGGTGTTTAGGTATAACGAGCACAGCAACATCAGTTCTCTGGATCCCGCCTTTGCTAGAAATCCACAGAACATCTGGCCTTCCAATCAATTGTTTAATGGGCTGGTTCAGCTGGACGATTCCCTGAACATCCGACCCGATATTGCCTGGCGCTGGGAAATTGACGATAGCACACAAACCTATCGGTTCTTTCTACGAGAGGATGTCTATTTTCACAAAAACGCAGTTTTCGGTCCCGATTCTACACGCCTGGTCAAAGCGGCTGACTTTGTGTACAGTTTTGACCGTTTATTAGACCCCAAGGTCGCTTCACCTGGAAGTTGGGTGCTCAATAATGTACTGGACTACAAGGCAGAGGATGATTTTGTCCTTTCCATTCGCTTGAAACAGCCCTTCCCCGCTTTCTTGGGGCTCCTTTCCATGCGATATTGCTCGGTGGTACCCCGGGAAGCAGTTGAGTATTATGGCTCAGAATTCCGCAGTAATCCGGTGGGGACAGGCCCCTTTAAATTCAAGCTTTGGGAAGAGAACATCAAATTGGTTTTCCGAAAGAACAACGACTATTTTGAAACCGATGCAGTGGGGAATCAGCTGCCGTATCTGGAAGCCGTTGCCATTACATTCCTGCCAGATAAGCAAAGTGAATTCCTGCAGTTTGCCCAAGGCAAGATCGATTTCATTTCCGGTCTGGACAACTCTTATAAGGACGAGATCCTGACAACCTCAGGACAATTACAAGACCGCTACACAGAAGATGTCAATTTGATCACCTCTCCTTATCTAAATACAGAATACTTAGGCTTTTTCCTGGGTGCCAGCACACCAGAGATCCAATCTCCCCTTATCAGGCAGGCCGTTAATTACGGTTTCGACCGGGCAAAAATGGTAACCTACCTACGTAATGGCATGGGAATCCCTGCAACCGCTGGATTCATCCCTAAGGGCCTCCCGGGTTATTTGCCTATCCCCGGTTATGATTACCAGCCGGATAAGGCCTGGGAATTAGTAGAACAATACAAGCTGGAAACCGGCGACAATAAGCCAGAGATCGTGATCGGAACCAATAGTCAGTATTTGGACATCTGTGAATACATTCAGCGAGAACTGGAGAAGATCGGGATTGGAGTCAAGGTCGATGTAATGCCGCCCTCTACCCTCAGGCAAATGAAAAGTAGCGGAGAACTGGATGTTTTCCGTGCCAGTTGGGTTGCGGATTATCCGGATGCAGAGAATTACCTCTCCCTGTTCTATTCACCCAACTTTACCCCAAACGGTCCCAATTACATGCACTACCGAAATCCGGTTCTGGACAGTCTGTATCAGGAATCGCTGCTGGTGAACCAAATAGAAGAACGCCGTTTGCTGTACACCAAAATGGATTCCCTCATCATATCGGAAGCCCCTGTCGTTCCCTTATACTATGACATGGCCATCCGTTTTGTCCGCAAAGATGTAAGTGGATTGGGAATCAATCCGCAGAATTTCCTGTTTCTCAAGAGAGTACAAAAAAACCCAGCAAACTAG
- a CDS encoding SLC13 family permease, whose amino-acid sequence MTTLLIILGITVILFISGKFPPDIVALLSMISLYLFGIIDIGEALSGFSNTTVVMIAALFIIGEGLSRTGWTALAGQKFVQWARNRVPRLLIIITAGSGILSGFVSNTGTVATLLPVTIGAAWNAGTVPSKMLIPMAFGSNTGGLLTLTGTPPNIIVNDALIDYQGAGFSFFEFAMIGIPLLLITILYFRYIGFRLLPTYQTKNRPVSLDDEMVKWMDAYKIEDNYFRLRVRSGSPWINTKLGEWNLKEDHDLAVIRIKRRHPKPLRGVPAFEELPICDTTLRYHDILMVKGNPETVNKLMLKYRLGLLPVGAVDQELKSNLLSREIGITEFMVTPKSVIAGRMTSLGSFFERFQIQLLAASRNNKPLTDK is encoded by the coding sequence ATGACCACTTTATTGATCATCCTGGGAATTACCGTTATACTGTTCATCAGCGGTAAGTTTCCACCGGATATCGTTGCCCTTCTCTCCATGATCTCCCTTTATCTCTTTGGGATCATCGATATAGGTGAGGCCCTAAGCGGTTTCAGCAATACCACCGTTGTGATGATCGCAGCGCTTTTCATTATCGGTGAGGGGCTTTCCAGGACGGGCTGGACGGCATTGGCTGGACAGAAATTCGTCCAATGGGCGCGAAATCGAGTTCCAAGATTATTGATTATTATCACAGCAGGATCAGGGATACTCTCCGGTTTTGTTAGTAATACTGGAACGGTTGCAACGCTATTACCTGTTACCATTGGTGCGGCCTGGAACGCTGGAACAGTACCTTCCAAGATGCTAATTCCCATGGCCTTTGGGTCTAACACTGGTGGCCTTTTAACGCTTACGGGGACGCCTCCCAATATAATTGTTAACGATGCCTTGATCGATTATCAGGGAGCGGGCTTCAGTTTCTTCGAGTTTGCCATGATCGGTATTCCGTTGCTGTTGATCACCATCCTCTACTTTCGCTATATCGGTTTTAGATTATTGCCCACTTATCAGACCAAGAATCGTCCGGTTAGCCTGGATGACGAGATGGTTAAGTGGATGGACGCTTATAAGATTGAGGATAATTATTTCCGCCTTCGCGTGCGCAGTGGTTCGCCTTGGATCAACACAAAATTGGGTGAGTGGAATTTAAAGGAGGATCACGATCTGGCTGTGATCCGGATAAAGAGGAGACACCCCAAACCACTTAGGGGAGTACCGGCTTTCGAGGAGTTGCCGATATGTGATACCACACTGCGGTATCACGATATCTTAATGGTTAAGGGAAATCCAGAGACGGTCAATAAGCTCATGCTAAAATATCGCCTGGGTCTGCTACCAGTTGGCGCCGTGGACCAGGAGCTCAAGTCCAATTTACTTAGCAGAGAGATCGGAATTACAGAGTTCATGGTTACCCCAAAATCGGTCATTGCAGGAAGGATGACGAGTCTTGGCAGCTTTTTCGAACGCTTTCAGATTCAGTTGCTGGCCGCCTCAAGGAATAACAAGCCGCTAACAGATAAGTAA
- the mtaB gene encoding tRNA (N(6)-L-threonylcarbamoyladenosine(37)-C(2))-methylthiotransferase MtaB, whose translation MNGQKKVAFHTLGCKLNFSETSTIARGFEQEGFQRVSFDQWADIYVINTCSVTDNADKRFKTTVRQAQKVNPEAFIAAVGCYAQLKPEELAAVDGVDLVLGATEKFKLTDYLNDLSKKDIGEVHSCEISEADFYVGSYSIGDRTRAFLKVQDGCDYKCTYCTIPLARGISRSDTLENVLKNAADISARGIKEIVLTGVNIGDYGKGEFGNKKHEHTFMELCKALDEVPGIERLRISSIEPNLLKNELIDFVAGSKTFVPHFHIPLQSGSNEILGLMRRRYQRELYLDRVTRIKKVMPDACIGVDVIVGFPGETDEHFLETYHFLNELDISYLHVFTYSERDNTVAADMEGVVPKDVRHKRSKMLRGLSVKKRRAFYESQLGTARKVIFEGENKKGYIQGFTENYVRVKAPWDPALVGNILPVELTEIDADGAVRFNLVPETVLS comes from the coding sequence ATGAACGGGCAAAAAAAAGTTGCATTTCACACCCTGGGTTGCAAGCTGAATTTCAGTGAGACTTCTACCATTGCGCGTGGCTTTGAGCAAGAAGGATTCCAACGTGTTTCCTTTGACCAGTGGGCCGATATCTACGTGATCAATACCTGCAGTGTGACAGACAATGCAGACAAGCGTTTTAAGACCACTGTGCGTCAGGCACAGAAAGTGAATCCTGAGGCTTTTATTGCTGCGGTTGGCTGTTATGCCCAACTCAAGCCTGAGGAATTAGCCGCCGTAGATGGTGTTGATCTGGTCCTTGGAGCGACAGAGAAATTCAAATTGACCGATTATCTGAATGATCTTTCGAAGAAGGACATCGGAGAGGTACATTCCTGTGAGATCAGCGAGGCCGATTTCTATGTGGGTAGTTATTCCATCGGGGATAGAACCCGCGCTTTTTTAAAGGTCCAGGACGGTTGCGATTATAAATGTACCTACTGCACCATTCCGTTGGCTCGCGGGATTTCCAGAAGTGATACCCTTGAAAATGTGCTGAAAAATGCTGCCGATATCTCTGCACGGGGCATCAAGGAGATCGTTCTGACAGGTGTAAATATTGGGGATTATGGTAAGGGAGAGTTCGGCAATAAGAAGCACGAACATACCTTTATGGAGCTCTGCAAGGCATTGGATGAGGTTCCGGGCATCGAACGGCTTCGGATCTCTTCCATAGAACCGAATTTACTCAAGAACGAATTAATCGATTTTGTAGCGGGCTCCAAAACCTTTGTTCCTCACTTTCACATTCCGCTGCAGAGCGGGAGCAATGAAATCCTCGGGTTGATGCGCCGACGCTATCAGCGAGAATTATATTTGGATAGAGTGACCAGGATCAAAAAGGTGATGCCAGATGCATGTATAGGGGTAGATGTGATCGTCGGTTTCCCGGGAGAAACGGACGAGCACTTCCTGGAGACCTATCATTTCCTCAACGAATTAGATATCTCTTATCTGCATGTTTTTACCTATTCTGAGCGGGATAATACTGTAGCTGCAGATATGGAAGGCGTTGTTCCCAAGGATGTACGTCACAAACGCTCTAAAATGCTACGGGGCTTATCGGTCAAGAAGAGACGTGCGTTTTACGAAAGTCAGTTGGGAACTGCACGCAAAGTTATTTTCGAAGGAGAGAACAAAAAAGGATACATACAGGGTTTTACCGAGAATTATGTGCGTGTCAAGGCACCTTGGGATCCAGCCTTGGTAGGGAACATACTGCCGGTAGAGTTGACGGAGATAGATGCAGACGGTGCTGTTCGTTTTAACCTTGTTCCGGAAACTGTTCTAAGCTGA
- a CDS encoding SLC13 family permease has product MRAGDALPVRGSWESIFELKKQYKHLVVCGSPEGLAKNVIQLNFNSYLALGILMLMIVMLVLNVFPGAITTLICAGLMILSGCVPVSVAYKGISWTSVVMIAAMIPMGIALQKTGAAQTAAESLVVTAGELGPIYLLASIFLLTSLFSQTINNSATAVLMAPISLLAAMAIGASPEPFLIVVAISASTAFLTPIGTTTNAMVIGAGGYKFVDYLRAGGPLLILFLFASLILVPVFWPF; this is encoded by the coding sequence GTGAGAGCGGGTGACGCTCTCCCGGTTAGAGGGAGTTGGGAGAGTATATTCGAGCTTAAAAAGCAATACAAGCATCTGGTAGTCTGTGGTAGCCCAGAAGGTTTAGCAAAGAATGTTATCCAACTGAACTTCAACTCATACCTGGCCTTGGGAATCCTGATGCTGATGATTGTGATGTTAGTGTTAAACGTTTTTCCGGGTGCCATTACTACCTTGATTTGTGCAGGACTGATGATTCTCAGTGGCTGTGTCCCGGTTTCGGTAGCGTACAAGGGGATTAGCTGGACCAGTGTGGTCATGATCGCGGCTATGATCCCCATGGGAATTGCTTTGCAAAAGACAGGTGCAGCTCAGACGGCGGCAGAGTCTCTGGTTGTTACAGCAGGGGAATTGGGCCCGATCTACCTCCTGGCCAGTATCTTTTTGTTGACCAGTTTGTTTAGTCAAACCATCAACAATTCAGCCACAGCCGTCCTGATGGCCCCGATCTCTTTATTGGCTGCTATGGCCATAGGCGCTTCTCCGGAGCCATTCCTGATTGTAGTTGCCATCAGCGCATCTACGGCCTTTCTGACCCCAATAGGAACCACGACCAATGCCATGGTCATCGGTGCTGGTGGATATAAGTTTGTGGATTATTTACGGGCCGGAGGTCCATTGCTGATCCTCTTCCTCTTTGCCAGTTTGATACTGGTCCCGGTATTTTGGCCTTTCTAA